One stretch of Arachis hypogaea cultivar Tifrunner chromosome 20, arahy.Tifrunner.gnm2.J5K5, whole genome shotgun sequence DNA includes these proteins:
- the LOC112783804 gene encoding ras-related protein RABA1f has protein sequence MGAYSADEDYDYLFKVVLIGDSGVGKSNLLSRFTKNEFSNESKSTIGVEFATRSIRVDDKIVKAQIWDTAGQERYRAITSAYYRGAVGALLVYDVTRHVTFENVARWLKELRDHTDANIVVMLVGNKADLRHLRAVSTDDATAFAERESTFFMETSALEAFNVENAFTEVMKQIYHVVSKRALDIDDDPTSLPKGQSINVGSRDDVSAVKNGGCCSS, from the exons ATGGGGGCGTATAGCGCTGATGAAGATTACGATTATTTGTTCAAGGTGGTGCTGATTGGGGACTCTGGTGTGGGAAAATCGAACCTTTTGTCGAGATTCACCAAGAACGAATTCAGCAATGAATCAAAATCCACCATTGGGGTTGAGTTTGCCACAAGAAGCATTAGGGTAGATGATAAGATTGTCAAGGCTCAGATTTGGGACACTGCTGGCCAAGAAAG GTATCGAGCAATTACAAGTGCATACTATCGAGGAGCCGTTGGGGCATTACTAGTGTACGATGTTACGCGCCATGTAACATTCGAGAATGTGGCGAGGTGGTTGAAGGAGCTGAGAGATCACACAGATGCAAACATTGTGGTTATGCTTGTGGGAAACAAAGCAGACCTCCGCCATCTGCGGGCGGTTTCGACCGATGACGCCACGGCCTTTGCTGAAAGAGAGAGCACATTTTTCATGGAAACATCTGCTCTGGAGGCCTTCAATGTCGAAAACGCCTTCACAGAGGTCATGAAGCAGATCTATCATGTTGTGAGCAAGAGGGCACTCGACATTGATGATGATCCAACATCTTTACCAAAAGGGCAATCAATCAATGTTGGGTCTAGAGATGATGTTTCAGCAGTCAAGAATGGTGGATGTTGCTCTTCCTGA
- the LOC112783805 gene encoding uncharacterized protein, with product MGESDPKKQYPVPPSSSNGSGKNGSSSKYSGHNQKIHVNPPETVNPDPSTLKDQWKYATREYSKWYSHAWGTALLAGLAFFALGWVIKGQNPLLSFRSDDSPPPPPPPSSSSSVSNNDEDKSRP from the coding sequence ATGGGAGAAAGTGATCCAAAAAAGCAATACCCTGTTCCACCATCTTCTTCAAATGGAAGTGGGAAGAATGGGTCTTCAAGCAAGTATTCAGGGCACAACCAGAAAATTCACGTGAACCCACCGGAGACGGTGAACCCTGATCCTTCCACGCTCAAGGATCAGTGGAAGTATGCCACCAGAGAATACAGCAAGTGGTACTCTCACGCTTGGGGCACCGCCTTGCTCGCCGGCCTCGCCTTCTTTGCCCTCGGTTGGGTCATCAAGGGCCAAAACCCTCTCCTCTCTTTCCGCTCCGAcgactctcctcctcctcctcctcctccttcttcttcctcctctgtaTCGAATAATGACGAAGACAAATCTCGCCCTTGA